The Mycolicibacterium mageritense genome contains a region encoding:
- a CDS encoding Hsp70 family protein — MGTTNLVAVADREPVVRPAVLTLFGDRRPEVGAPSGGGLVITDFVDRVGDPVPLVAADGSAYRGEYLLAEAVEAMTRAASPARRPDTTVLAVPAHWQRPALDALRRTVPGVRLVSDAVAALTAIQAHPGLPARGVVALCDFGATGTNLTLADAGAGFAPIGETVRYDEFSGDLIDQELLRHVLANLNSEPSGTAAVAALSQLREQCRIAKEQLSYQSATSLPGRSIRLTRAELESVVSGPLNGLLDALLDLLRRNGIHPAQLAALVTVGGGARMPIVTQRLSETFRMPVTTVPQAQVIAAVGAGLLARRGEDETATRQALMAPASLTGTVAASAVAPAAVAWSMADDVAEIAEYVPESVSEEAARPAFVFTDVAPEPTAAVTKPWYRRGGVLVYAAAFLAVVGTVGLVFSARADRMDAPGATGATAAVPRPAESPLAQVAPAPPTRTVVVQDSAPAPQAAPQAAPRPAAAPRVVQRQQAAPAPAAPRPVPAAPRPAPAPAAPPPAAPPPALPVPQFPVPQFPLPQIPLPQLPIPTFEPPAQTPTPKPTPSPEPTQAPEPTQAPEPTQAPEPTHAPEPTQAPEPTHTATVQPEPEATATSTPPSP; from the coding sequence GTGGGGACGACCAACCTGGTGGCCGTCGCCGATCGGGAGCCGGTCGTGCGCCCTGCTGTCCTCACCCTGTTCGGGGATCGCAGGCCAGAGGTCGGCGCCCCCTCGGGTGGCGGCCTGGTCATCACCGACTTCGTGGATCGGGTCGGTGATCCGGTGCCGCTCGTGGCGGCCGACGGCTCGGCGTATCGCGGCGAGTACCTGCTGGCCGAAGCTGTGGAGGCGATGACGCGCGCGGCGAGCCCGGCCCGCCGCCCGGACACCACCGTGCTCGCGGTACCCGCCCACTGGCAGCGCCCGGCACTCGACGCCCTCCGGCGCACGGTGCCGGGGGTGCGGCTCGTCTCCGACGCCGTGGCAGCGCTGACCGCGATCCAGGCCCATCCGGGCCTGCCGGCCCGTGGCGTCGTCGCCCTGTGCGATTTCGGTGCCACCGGCACCAACCTGACCCTCGCCGACGCCGGCGCGGGCTTCGCGCCCATCGGGGAGACCGTGCGCTACGACGAATTCTCCGGTGACCTGATCGACCAGGAACTGCTGCGGCACGTGCTGGCCAACCTGAACAGTGAACCGTCGGGCACGGCCGCGGTAGCCGCGCTGTCGCAGCTGCGCGAGCAGTGCCGCATCGCCAAGGAACAACTGAGCTACCAGAGTGCGACATCGTTGCCCGGGCGGTCGATCCGGCTGACGCGTGCCGAACTGGAGTCCGTGGTGTCCGGCCCGCTCAACGGACTGCTCGACGCCCTGCTGGACCTGTTGCGCCGCAACGGGATACATCCCGCGCAGCTGGCGGCTTTGGTCACCGTGGGCGGGGGAGCTCGCATGCCCATTGTCACGCAACGCCTTTCGGAGACGTTCCGGATGCCGGTCACCACCGTGCCCCAGGCTCAGGTGATCGCCGCCGTCGGCGCAGGCCTGCTGGCGCGCCGCGGCGAGGATGAGACCGCGACCCGCCAGGCACTCATGGCGCCCGCGTCGCTGACCGGGACGGTGGCGGCCTCCGCGGTGGCGCCCGCCGCGGTGGCGTGGTCGATGGCCGACGACGTTGCCGAGATCGCCGAGTACGTCCCGGAATCCGTGTCGGAAGAGGCCGCGCGCCCCGCGTTCGTGTTCACCGACGTCGCACCCGAACCGACGGCCGCCGTGACCAAGCCGTGGTACCGGCGCGGTGGTGTGCTGGTGTACGCCGCGGCGTTCCTCGCCGTGGTCGGGACGGTCGGCTTGGTTTTCTCGGCCCGCGCCGACCGGATGGACGCCCCAGGCGCAACCGGGGCGACCGCGGCGGTCCCGCGGCCGGCCGAGTCGCCGCTCGCGCAGGTCGCACCTGCGCCGCCGACCCGGACAGTGGTGGTGCAGGATTCCGCTCCCGCGCCGCAGGCGGCACCTCAGGCGGCCCCGCGCCCGGCGGCCGCGCCGCGGGTGGTGCAGCGACAGCAGGCCGCGCCTGCGCCCGCAGCCCCGCGTCCGGTTCCCGCAGCGCCCCGTCCGGCACCCGCGCCCGCGGCGCCGCCCCCAGCGGCCCCACCGCCGGCTCTGCCCGTGCCGCAGTTCCCGGTCCCGCAGTTCCCGCTACCGCAAATCCCGTTGCCGCAGTTGCCGATTCCGACGTTCGAACCGCCGGCGCAGACACCCACGCCCAAGCCGACTCCAAGCCCCGAGCCCACGCAGGCGCCCGAGCCGACCCAGGCGCCGGAGCCGACCCAGGCGCCGGAGCCGACCCACGCGCCCGAGCCCACGCAGGCCCCCGAGCCGACGCACACCGCGACCGTGCAACCGGAGCCCGAAGCTACCGCGACGTCGACTCCGCCGTCGCCGTGA
- a CDS encoding LLM class F420-dependent oxidoreductase produces MDFRVFVEPQQGATYSDQLAVARAAEDLGYSAFFRSDHYLAMSGDGLPGPTDSWVTLAGIARETSTVRLGTMVTSATFRHPGPLAISVAQVDEMSGGRVELGIGAGWFEAEHQAYAIPFPPLGERFDRLTEQLRILTGLWSTPVGQTFDFTGKHYTVVDSPALPKPAQANLPIIIGGGGPKRTPALAAEFAAEFNIPFVPIDTLKTQFERVAAAVADAGRPADSLTYSAAFVLCVGRDDAEIAKRAAAINREVDELRSNSPLVGTPAEVVDKLGPFVEAGVQRAYLQLLDMSDLDHLELFASEVIPQLS; encoded by the coding sequence GTGGACTTCCGCGTATTCGTCGAACCTCAGCAGGGCGCTACCTACTCTGATCAGCTCGCCGTCGCGCGGGCTGCCGAAGACCTGGGGTACTCCGCGTTTTTCAGATCCGATCACTACCTGGCCATGAGCGGTGACGGGCTGCCCGGTCCCACCGACTCGTGGGTCACGTTGGCAGGCATCGCCCGCGAAACATCGACGGTCCGGCTGGGCACCATGGTCACCTCCGCGACGTTCCGCCACCCGGGGCCGCTCGCGATCTCGGTCGCGCAGGTCGACGAGATGAGCGGGGGCCGTGTCGAATTGGGTATCGGGGCGGGTTGGTTCGAGGCTGAACACCAGGCCTACGCCATCCCGTTCCCGCCGCTGGGCGAGCGGTTCGACCGGCTGACCGAACAGCTGCGGATCCTCACCGGCCTGTGGTCGACGCCCGTCGGCCAGACCTTCGACTTCACCGGCAAGCACTACACCGTGGTCGACTCACCTGCCCTGCCCAAGCCCGCGCAGGCGAACCTGCCGATCATCATCGGTGGCGGCGGCCCCAAGCGCACACCCGCTCTGGCCGCCGAGTTCGCGGCCGAGTTCAACATCCCGTTCGTGCCGATCGACACCCTCAAGACGCAGTTCGAGCGGGTGGCCGCGGCGGTCGCCGACGCCGGCCGGCCCGCGGACTCGCTGACCTATTCGGCGGCGTTCGTGTTGTGCGTCGGCCGCGACGACGCCGAGATCGCCAAGCGCGCCGCCGCGATCAACCGTGAAGTCGACGAACTGCGCAGCAATTCACCACTGGTCGGGACCCCCGCCGAGGTCGTCGACAAACTCGGTCCGTTCGTCGAGGCCGGGGTGCAGCGGGCCTACCTGCAGTTGCTCGACATGTCCGACCTCGACCACCTGGAGCTGTTCGCCAGCGAGGTCATTCCCCAGTTGAGCTGA